In the Silvanigrella aquatica genome, TTAAAAATGTCTAAAATGGGATTGCCTTTGATTGTTTCTTCAGGAATGACATCTTTAGGTGAAATTGAAACAGCTTTAGCAGTAATTGCTTTTGGTCTACTAGGTAAGAGTGATAGGCCTTCTTTAGATAATTTTATGGATGCCTTTTATTCAGAGGAAGGTCAGAGTATATTAAATAAAAAAGTTACGTTATTGCATTGTACTTCTGAATATCCTGTTCCTTTCAATGAAGTTAATTTAAATTCTATGAAAACTTTAAAAGCATCTTTTAGTTTAAATATAGGGCTATCCGATCACTCCGAAGGTATTTCAGTTCCTATTGCCGCTACTGCTCTCGGTGCTACAATTATTGAAAAACATTTTACATTAGATAAAAATTTACCTGGTCCCGATCATAAAGCTTCACTTGATCCAGTTGAGTTAAAAGAGATGGTAAAAAGTATTCGTGAAGTTGAGAAATCTCTTGGTCATGGAAGAAAAATACCATCTCAATCTGAATTAAAAAACAGAAAAATTGTAAGAAAAGTTCTTGTGGCTTCAAAAGAAATAACAAAAGGCGATTTTTTCTCTGAGCATAATGTATGTATGAAAAGAGCCGGTTTTGGTATGTCATCTATGAATTATTGGGATTTAATTGGAAGTAGTGCTCAAAAAGATTTTTGCGAAGACGAGATCATACAATAAAAAAGTATTTATTAGAGGATTTTATATGATTAATTCGCACTTACCCGTTGTCATTATTGGTGCAGGGGGGCATGCAAAAGTTGTTGTGGACACACTGCAAGCAATGCAATGCGAGATACTTGGGTACACAAATATTACAAGTGAGAAACCTCTTTTAAATATAAAATATTTAGGTTCTGATGATTTTATTATAAACCAAAACCCTAAAAATATTTTACTTGTAATCGGTTTTGGAAGCGTAAAATTTGCTCTCGAAAGACAAAAAACATTTGAAAAATGGAAATCCTTAGGTTTTAGTTTTAAATCTTTAATTCATCCATCAGCTATTATATCTCAGTATGCTAAACTAGGGGAAGGTGTACAGGTCTTGATGGGATCTCTTATTCAGGCATGTGCTACCATAAAAGATAATTGCATTATTAATACAGGAGCATCTGTTGACCACGATTGTTTTATTGATAGTCATTGTCATATAGCACCAAGAGTTACGTTATCAGGAGGTGTTACAATTTCTTCTAATTGTCATATAGGTACGGGTGCTGTAGTTATTCAAAATATTATTATTGAAAATAATGTAACAGTTGGTGCAGGTGCTGTTGTAATTAAAAATGTTTCATCAAATTCTGTTGTTTATGGTATTCCAGCAAAATAATGAATAAATGGATAATGATAAATGACTCTCTTAAATAAAAAAATATTAGGTATAATTACAGCTAGAGGCGGTTCTAAAGGTTTAATTAAAAAAAATATATTACCATTCGGGGATAAACCTTTAATCGCATGGACTATAGAATCAGCTAAAAATTCCAAATATTTAGATAGAATTGTTCTGTCTACAGATTGCTCTGAAATTAAAGATGTTGCACTTCAGTATTCATGTGAAGTTCCTTTTATTAGACCAGCAGAATTAGCAACAGATACTTCTACAAGTATAGATGTAATTTCTCATGTATTAAATAATATTAATAGTTATGATTATTTTGTTTTATTGCAACCAACATCACCTTTAAGGTCTCAATTTGATATTGATACCTGTATTGAAAAATGTGTAAACGAAAATGCGCCAAGCTGTTTAAGTGTTTGTAAGTCAGATACGTATCCTCAGCTTATGTATACGATTGAAGATAATCAAATATTAAAACCCTTACTAGCTGGGGAAAAACCAACAAGACGTCAAGATATGAAAAATTATTATACTCTTAATGGTTCTGTATATGTTGTGAATATAGAATTTTTTAAAAAATATAGAAAATTAATAGCTGAAAATTCTATCTGTTTTGAAATGCCAAAAAATAGATCTATAGATATTGATGATGAATATGATTTTTCTATTGCTGAATTCATATTAAATAAAAATTTGACGAAAGAGATATAAATGAATCACAGAATAATAGCTAGATTAGATGTAAAAGGGCCAAACTTAGTTAAAGGGATTCATTTAGAAGGATTGCGTGTACTTGGAGACCCTGTACATTTTGCTGAATATTATTATGAACAAGGTGCAGATGAAATCATTTATATGGATGTCGTCGCAAGTCTTTATGAAAGAAATAGTTTACATGATCTTATTTCAAAGACAGCAAAAAAAACGTTTATACCCATTACGGTAGGTGGTGGAATTCGGTCGCTAGAAGATATTAAGTCAATATTAAGATGTGGGGCAGATAAAGTTGCGATAAATACAGCGGCTATAAAGGATCCAAATCTTATAAAAGAAGCTTCTAAAAAATTTGGATCGTCTACCATTGTTGTTGCAATAGAAGTTATTAAGCAGCCTAATGGAGATTATTTAGTATTCACAGATAACGGACGAGAGTATACAGGTATCGAAGTTTTAGCTTGGGCAAAACAAGTAGAAGAATTTGGAGCGGGAGAAATTTTAATAACATCTGTAGACAACGAAGGTGCTGGAGGAGGATATGACAATAATATAATTTCTATACTAAGCAAATCTCTTTCTATCCCAATAATTGCCCACGGAGGAGCAGGTTGTAAACAGCACATTTATGATTGTTTCTTTGAAGGAAAAGCAGATGCTGTCGCTATTGCGAGTATAATTCACTATGAATCTGCTTCAAAATTATTTTCTAAGTATACAAAAACATCTGAAGGTAATATTGAATATTTAAAATCAAATGCAGTTCCTCAATTTATTTCTCCGGCAAGTATACCAATTATTAAAGAATTTTTACTGAATAAATTCATTCAATGTAGACCTTATAAAGGTGAAAATCCATGAGTAAAAAAATAATAATTTTAGACTATGGAATTGGAAATTTACAAAGTGTAGCGCAAGTTTTTGCTCATTTAAATAATCCAGCATTGATTTCTTCTAATTATAAAGAAATTATGTCTGCGGATGCTTTAGTATTGCCTGGAGTTGGTGCATTTGGCCACGCAATGAATAATTTAAAAGAATTATATCTTGATAAATCAATTTTAGAATTTGTTCAAACTGGTAAACCTCTGATGGGTATTTGCTTGGGATTTCAATTATTATTTTCAGAAAGTGAAGAATTTGGAAATCATAAGGGTCTCGACATTATTAAAGGGAAAGTTCATAAGTTTACAAATGATAACGTATTAAATCTTGGTATAAAGATTCCTCAGGTCGGATGGAATAAAATTTATAGATCTTTAACTGCTGTTGACAATTGGGCTAAATCTCCATTAAGAGAAATACAAAATATGGACTATATGTATTTTATTCATTCCTATTATGCTAAGCCAGAAGTAACAAATGAAATATTAACTTTAACACAATATGAAGGAACAGAATATTGTTCTTCAATTTTAAAAGATAATATTTTTGCAGTTCAATTTCATCCTGAAAAAAGTGCTTGGCAAGGAATTCGTATTTATAAAAATTGGATAGGAACGATTTAAGGAGCGTATATGAATATTAATGGTAAATATACCACAAAATATGGATTACCAGAAAAAGTTATTTTTTGTAAAAAATGTGTAATGTCGAATCAAAGACCAGCGTCAACATCCGAATTTCATCATACAGCTGAAAGTAAAAAAGTAACACTGAATATTGACGCTGAAGGTGTATGTGATGCATGCAGAACGGCTGAGCAAAAAAATAAAATTGATTGGGACTCAAGAGAAAAAGAATTATTAATATTATGCGATAAATATAGAAAAAATGACGGAAGTTACGACTGTGTTGTCCCTGGTAGTGGTGGCAAAGATAGTGCTTATGCGGCACATTTATTAAAATATAAATACGGCATGCATCCTTTGACAGTCACTTGGCCACCTATTATGTATACAGAATATGGTTATCAAAATTTTAAAAATTGGATTGAAATAGGTGGATTTGATAACATAACTTTTAAGCAAAATGGAAAAGTTATGAGACTCTTAACAAAATTGTCAATTGAAAATTTATTACATCCTTTTCAAACTTTTATTTTAGGACAAAAAAACTTAGCACCCAAAATAGCTGCTAAATTTGGTATTCCTCTTGTTTTTTATGGAGAAAATGAGGCGGAATACGGTAATCCAATAGCAGAAAATGCTTCTTCTTTGCGAAATAAATCATATTTCACTATGAATAACATTGATGAAGTTTATCTTGGAGGATTATCTATAAAAGAATTAAGAGAAAAATACGAAATCCCTTTAGCTGATTTAATGGCATATTTGCCTGCTTCCATAAATGAATTACAAAATTCTAATATTGAAGTTCACTATTTAGGATATTATAAAAAATGGGTGCCGCAAGAGGTGTATTATTATGCTGTGGAAAATACAGGATTTAAACCACGCCCTTTTCGAACTCAAGGAACATATAGTAAATACAATAGTATTGATGACAAAATTGATGACCTTCACTATTATACAACATTTATGAAGTTTGGTATCGGAAGGGCGACTTATGATGCATCACAGGAGATAAGAAATTTTCATATAGATAGAAAAGAAGCTTGTGCTCTTGTAAAGCGTTTTGATGGTGAATTTCCTGATAAATATCTAAAAGAAATATTAAATTATTTAGATATATCTGAAGATCGTTTTATGATGTTATGCGATAAAGCAAGGTCTGAACATTTATGGGAAAAAGTGAATGGCGAATGGAAGCTACGTCATACTGTAAATTGCGATGGAATTGATGATAAATGACAATTTATATTCAAAGATACTAAATTGTTAAAGGGCACTGAAATTTAATTATGCCAGAGAGTCTTGTTTGTGCTTACGAATACACTTCTAATATCTAAAAACGATTCGAATACGTTTTAAAAAAAAGGAAATTCTAGGGTTGATGAGATATTTTTTTAAAATAAAACAATTATTTAGTAATATTCATATATTGAATAAAAGATTTCCTCGTACTTATTGCGTTGTATATGGATGTGATTCAATCTATAAAAAAAGTATTCTAGAGGTTATTTCGCATGTATCAACTCCCGTTTTTATTGAGGCAGGATATTTTTATTTAAATATTTATAGATTTTTATTAGTTTTTCCAACATTTATTAAGATTGTATTTAAGTCTGAAATGAGATGGAGTTTTCGTTCTTTCTCAATTGCTTTGAAAGTTGCTTTTCTATTTCAAGTAATTCAATCTTATAAACCTCGAGTTGTATTAACTTACTTAGATAATGATAGTATTTTTCAATTTACAGCTCGGATAAGTTCAAATATTAAATTTTTTTGTATTCAAAATGGCTCTCGTGGAATATATGATATTGAAGCTGTCCCAAATTTAAATCTTGTAAATTTTTTCTGTTTTAACAATTATGTTATTAAATTTCTTTCCCAAAGTGGTTATAAAGCGAATAGATGGTTGCCTATTGGGAGTTTTATGTCAAGTTTTTTTATAAAGCATATTTCAGAGAAAAGTAATTTTATAAAGGAATTTGATATTTGTTTAGTATCACAGTGGA is a window encoding:
- the neuB gene encoding N-acetylneuraminate synthase, which encodes MNNDKVTIIAEAGVNHNGSIEQAFKLIDVAAEAGADIVKFQTFSADNLVIKSAKKAEYQIKNIGNSETQYEMLKKLELTYDQFYLLKQHCINKNIEFLSTPFDESSLHFLVRDLNINYIKVPSGEITNYPFLLKMSKMGLPLIVSSGMTSLGEIETALAVIAFGLLGKSDRPSLDNFMDAFYSEEGQSILNKKVTLLHCTSEYPVPFNEVNLNSMKTLKASFSLNIGLSDHSEGISVPIAATALGATIIEKHFTLDKNLPGPDHKASLDPVELKEMVKSIREVEKSLGHGRKIPSQSELKNRKIVRKVLVASKEITKGDFFSEHNVCMKRAGFGMSSMNYWDLIGSSAQKDFCEDEIIQ
- a CDS encoding acetyltransferase, whose translation is MINSHLPVVIIGAGGHAKVVVDTLQAMQCEILGYTNITSEKPLLNIKYLGSDDFIINQNPKNILLVIGFGSVKFALERQKTFEKWKSLGFSFKSLIHPSAIISQYAKLGEGVQVLMGSLIQACATIKDNCIINTGASVDHDCFIDSHCHIAPRVTLSGGVTISSNCHIGTGAVVIQNIIIENNVTVGAGAVVIKNVSSNSVVYGIPAK
- a CDS encoding cytidylyltransferase domain-containing protein — encoded protein: MTLLNKKILGIITARGGSKGLIKKNILPFGDKPLIAWTIESAKNSKYLDRIVLSTDCSEIKDVALQYSCEVPFIRPAELATDTSTSIDVISHVLNNINSYDYFVLLQPTSPLRSQFDIDTCIEKCVNENAPSCLSVCKSDTYPQLMYTIEDNQILKPLLAGEKPTRRQDMKNYYTLNGSVYVVNIEFFKKYRKLIAENSICFEMPKNRSIDIDDEYDFSIAEFILNKNLTKEI
- the hisF gene encoding imidazole glycerol phosphate synthase subunit HisF, with protein sequence MNHRIIARLDVKGPNLVKGIHLEGLRVLGDPVHFAEYYYEQGADEIIYMDVVASLYERNSLHDLISKTAKKTFIPITVGGGIRSLEDIKSILRCGADKVAINTAAIKDPNLIKEASKKFGSSTIVVAIEVIKQPNGDYLVFTDNGREYTGIEVLAWAKQVEEFGAGEILITSVDNEGAGGGYDNNIISILSKSLSIPIIAHGGAGCKQHIYDCFFEGKADAVAIASIIHYESASKLFSKYTKTSEGNIEYLKSNAVPQFISPASIPIIKEFLLNKFIQCRPYKGENP
- the hisH gene encoding imidazole glycerol phosphate synthase subunit HisH, with the protein product MSKKIIILDYGIGNLQSVAQVFAHLNNPALISSNYKEIMSADALVLPGVGAFGHAMNNLKELYLDKSILEFVQTGKPLMGICLGFQLLFSESEEFGNHKGLDIIKGKVHKFTNDNVLNLGIKIPQVGWNKIYRSLTAVDNWAKSPLREIQNMDYMYFIHSYYAKPEVTNEILTLTQYEGTEYCSSILKDNIFAVQFHPEKSAWQGIRIYKNWIGTI
- a CDS encoding N-acetyl sugar amidotransferase, which translates into the protein MNINGKYTTKYGLPEKVIFCKKCVMSNQRPASTSEFHHTAESKKVTLNIDAEGVCDACRTAEQKNKIDWDSREKELLILCDKYRKNDGSYDCVVPGSGGKDSAYAAHLLKYKYGMHPLTVTWPPIMYTEYGYQNFKNWIEIGGFDNITFKQNGKVMRLLTKLSIENLLHPFQTFILGQKNLAPKIAAKFGIPLVFYGENEAEYGNPIAENASSLRNKSYFTMNNIDEVYLGGLSIKELREKYEIPLADLMAYLPASINELQNSNIEVHYLGYYKKWVPQEVYYYAVENTGFKPRPFRTQGTYSKYNSIDDKIDDLHYYTTFMKFGIGRATYDASQEIRNFHIDRKEACALVKRFDGEFPDKYLKEILNYLDISEDRFMMLCDKARSEHLWEKVNGEWKLRHTVNCDGIDDK